One Aphidius gifuensis isolate YNYX2018 linkage group LG5, ASM1490517v1, whole genome shotgun sequence genomic region harbors:
- the LOC122856865 gene encoding inositol monophosphatase 1-like, with the protein MNLDEYYDVAFDLVKQAGDIIRDRINRPKDIMIKSCEVDLVTESDQQVEKLFMDGITAKFPDHRFIGEETTSSGEKVQLTNSPTWVIDPIDGTMNFVHALPHTCISVALLIEKITEIAFIYNPVLEQLFTARRGQGAFMNGKPIKVSGEKELKKALLMQEMGTSRDPEKMKIVFENFQIFTSKVHGMRALGSAALNMCMVALGGADANFEFGIHIWDIAAGDLIVREAGGVCLDPAGGKLDLLSRRVLCASSIELAKEISVLISQYYPERD; encoded by the exons atgaatCTTGACGAATACTACGACGTCGCCTTTGACCTTGTCAAACAGGCAGGCGat atcaTTCGAGACAGAATTAATCGACCAAAAGATATAATGATTAAATCTTGTGAGGTTGATCTTGTTACTGAATCTGATCagcaagttgaaaaattatttatggatGGAATAACAGCAAAATTTCCAGATCAtcg atttATCGGTGAAGAGACAACAAGCTCGGGTGAAAAAGTTCAATTAACAAATTCACCAACATGGGTAATTGATCCAATTGATGGTACAATGAATTTTGTACATGCATTACCACATACATGCATATCAGTTGCACTACTTATTGAAAAGATAACTGAAATTGCATTTATCTATAATCCAGTACTTGAGCAATTATTTACAGCAAGACGAGGTCAAGGTGCATTTATGAATGGCAAACCAATCAAAGTTTCCGGCGAAaaag aattaaaaaaggCATTATTAATGCAAGAGATGGGAACAAGTAGAGATccagaaaaaatgaaaattgtatttgaaaattttcaaatatttacatcAAAAGTTCAtgg aatgcGAGCACTTGGATCAGCAGCATTAAATATGTGTATGGTTGCATTGGGTGGAGCTGATGCAAATTTTGAATTTGGTATTCATATTTGGGATATTGCTGCTGGTGATTTAATTGTACGTGAAGCTGGTGGTGTTTGTCTTGATCCAGCTGGTGGTAAACTTGATCTTTTAAGTAGACGTGTACTTTGTGCATCAAGTATAGAACTTGCTAAAGAAATATCAGTATTGATATCTCAATATTATCCAGAAAGGGACTGA
- the LOC122856754 gene encoding serine/threonine-protein kinase PRP4 homolog — translation MGSSDVDFEDAKDQINSIDTDSDTMDQRKKKKRKHKHHKHKKDKLAVRDDVKIDRKKHKKHKRPKKERSIENGEVIDDTNEDTNKLIEKTQMKLIQQQQQNGNKIINSIMEIPSTESDDDKLVDLDSDEVDCTIIDDDIDLEDLMKQKERLQACLVEYTSDLSDKDDHNKTTKTKTSIATSTTKITTAIPDVILVEDDSNDELTLHKKRRLNSSSTIDNNNKKLTSSKNERRVVIDMTRDIKRVKDDGKDKRRDYDKKRDDNKLKSSKDDFKKNDKLANKKMTIDSNNKIRDDGNNKRKIDDDLSRKKEQQHQLNKKDDIRKRDYDDERNKRDDRRRSRSRDDCKIRNRRDNIDSNNRERDRRSRDDRDRRNDQHIRDHRDNRNNDNKINRDRSRSQRRSRSPNRYRNERDRNDFRYRRSSRSPSRNHRNNYDRHNNIRDKNNKKERNDKYKDSLSEGLKIDKSDSSSEEEIKDIDIEEEEDEEIIIERRRKQREELLKRLGRPGNDTTNLKINNNSNNNNNKSSQVSKSNISPKKNDNNNHDKDDGEEEDDVVVVNNNNSSSNNNKNNNNNKSNSNSNNNSNNKNDNDDDVIVESHTPPLPIKDKSPIVKKRKSRFDQGPVVDCQNNNDDVDDNNSSKLLNDNDDKKKDDNCVKKTNEWDMFAEADNIGDFNSPTVEGKQRGGPDNPSLTDNWDDAEGYYRVRVGETLDSRYIVYGFTGQGVFSNVVRARDSARGNLDVAVKIIRNNEVMHRTGLKELEVLRKLNDADPEDRFHCLRLFRHFFHKNHLCMVFEPLAMNLREVLKKYGKDVGLHVKAVRSYTQQLFLALKLLKRANILHGDIKPDNILVSDSKLVLKLCDFGSASHAHENEVTPYLVSRFYRAPEIILGIHYDFGIDMWSVGCTIFELYTGKIMFSGKTNNQMLKYFMDLKGKMPNKLIRKGSFKEQHFDSNCNFLYHEVDKVTEREKVVVMSTLSPSRDLGVELGVNTLPQEQNRKVGQLKDLLERTLMLDAAKRITVNHALAHPFIQEKI, via the exons atggg ATCATCGGATGTGGACTTTGAAGATGCAAAAGATCAAATAAACAGTATTGATACAGATTCAGATACAATGGATCAACGTAAGAAGAAAAAACGTAAGCACAAACATCATAAACATAAAAAGGATAAATTAGCAGTACGTGATGATGTTAAAATTGATcgtaaaaaacataaaaaacataaacgtCCAAAAAAAGAACGTTCAATTGAAAATGGTGAAGTTATTGATGATACTAATgaagatacaaataaattaattgaaaaaacacaaatgaaattaatccaacaacaacaacaaaatggtaataaaataataaattcaataatggaAATACCATCAACTGAgagtgatgatgataaactAGTTGATTTAGATTCTGATGAAGTTGATTGtacaataattgatgatgacATTGATCTTGAAGatttaatgaaacaaaaagAACGTTTACAAGCATGTCTTGTTGAATATACATCTGATTTATCAGACAAAGATGAtcataataaaacaacaaaaacaaaaacatcaatagcaacatcaacaacaaaaataacaacagcaaTACCAGATGTAATACTTGTTGAAGATGACAGTAATGATGAGCTAACATTACATAAAAAACGTCGATTAAATTCTTCttcaacaattgataataataataaaaaattaacatcaagtaaaaatgaaagaCGTGTTGTTATTGACATGACACGTGATATTAAACGTGTTAAAGATGATGGTAAAGATAAACGTCgtgattatgataaaaaacgtgatgataataaattaaaatcttcaaaagatgattttaaaaaaaatgataaattagctaataaaaaaatgactattgatagtaataataaaataagggatgatggtaataataaaagaaaaattgatgatgatttatcaagaaaaaaagaacaacaacatcaattaaataaaaaagatgatataAGAAAAcgtgattatgatgatgaacgTAATAAACGTGATGATAGAAGACGTTCAAGATCACGTGATGATTGTAAAATACGTAATAGACgtgataatattgatagtaATAATCGTGAACGTGATAGACGTAGTCGTGATGATAGAGATAGAAGAAATGACCAACATATACGTGATCATCGTGATAAtcgtaataatgataataaaattaatcgtGATAGATCAAGAAGTCAAAGACGTTCACGTAGTCCAAATCGTTATAGAAATGAACGTGATAGAAATGATTTTAGATACAGAAGATCATCAAGATCACCATCAAGAAATCATCGTAATAATTATGATCGTCATAATAATAtacgtgataaaaataataaaaaagaacgtaatgataaatataaagattCATTATCAGAaggtttaaaaattgataaatcagatAGTTCAAgtgaagaagaaattaaagatattgatattgaagaagaagaagatgaagaaattattattgaacgtAGAAGAAAACAAAGagaagaattattaaaaagactTGGTCGTCCTGGTAATGATActactaatttaaaaattaataataatagcaataataataataataaatcatcacaAGTATCTAAATCAAAtatatcaccaaaaaaaaatgataataataatcatgataaagatgatggtgaagaagaagatgatgttgttgttgttaataataataatagtagtagtaataataataaaaataataataacaataaaagtaatagtaacagtaacaataatagtaataataaaaatgataatgatgatgatgttattgTTGAAAGTCATACACCACCATTaccaataaaagataaatcaccaattgttaaaaaacgtaaatcaagatttgatcaaggACCAGTTGTTgattgtcaaaataataatgatgatgttgatgataataatagcagcaaattattaaatgataatgatgataaaaaaaaagatgataattgtgttaaaaaaacaaatgaatggGATATGTTTGCTGAAGCTGATAATATTGGTGATTTTAATAGTCCAACTGTTGAAGGTAAACAACGTGGTGGTCCTGATAATCCAAGTTTAACTGATAATTGGGATGATGCTGAGGGTTATTATCGTGTACGTGTTGGTGAAACACTTGATTCAAGATATATTGTTTATGGTTTTACTGGACAAGGTGTATTTAGTAATGTTGTTAGAGCAAGAGATTCAGCAAGAGGTAATCTTGATGTTGCTGTTAAAATCATTAGAAATAATGAAGTTATGCATAGAACTGGATTAAAAGAATTAGAAGtattgagaaaattaaatgatgctGATCCAGAAGATCGTTTTCATTGTCTACGTTTATTtagacatttttttcataaaaatcatttatgtATGGTTTTTGAACCACTTGCTATGAATTTAAgagaagtattaaaaaaatatggtaaaGATGTTGGTTTACATGTTAAAGCTGTACGTTCATATACACAACAATTATTTCttgcattaaaattattaaaacgtgCAAATATATTACATGGTGATATTAAACCAGATAATATTCTAGTCAGTGATAGTAAACTTGTACTGAAACTTTGTGATTTTGGATCAGCATCACATGCACATGAAAATGAAGTTACACCTTATCTTGTATCAAGATTTTATCGTGCACCTGAAATCA ttcTTGGTATACATTATGACTTTGGCATTGATATGTGGTCAGTTGGCTGTACAATATTCGAATTATATACtggaaaaattatgttttccggtaaaacaaataatcaaatgttgaaatattttatggaTCTTAAAGGAAAAATGCCTAATAAACTCATAAGAAAAGGATCATTTAAAGAACAACATTTTGATAGTAAttgtaattttctttatcacgAAGTTGATAAAGTTACTGAACGG GAAAAAGTTGTTGTCATGTCAACATTGTCACCATCACGAGATCTTGGTGTTGAATTGGGTGTCAATACATTGCCACAAGAACAAAATCGTAAAGTTGGACAACTCAAAGATTTACTTGAACGTACATTAATGTTGGATGCTGCTAAGAGAATAACTGTCAATCATGCACTGGCACATCCAtttatacaagaaaaaatctAG
- the LOC122856809 gene encoding probable cytochrome P450 305a1, whose product MIIYLLCVIIIWLFYIVIVSDKSLNKPPGPIPWPILGNLKLLRSLSKKFGGQHKAFLYLADKYKSNIFSLKLGKSNFYVVSGYDGVRKILKDDNFDGRPWNEFIKIRNMGLRKGITMNDGKEWKEMRGWLIRCLKNLGFGRVEMTDKINNELLIILDKLSSKNGDIIQMKSLIAPAVINVLWSVATGKGINDTNRLNYFMDLMVRRASAFDMAGGILSIFPWIRYFAPKKSGYEILVKLNNELREFLLESIDEHKKNYVEGKEMDLIDMFLKEMYTGQGPEAGFTEEQLLMILIDLFIAGLQTTTITLDFLFLYMTAHQDVQEKLQNELDLIVGDNQLPQLSHRQLLPFTEAVITESQRLRLVTPIIGPRRVLNNTIIDGYNIPKDSFVLINIYSVHSSSDNFSNPEKFEPERYIKNDVYVPDKKLILFGGGHRRCPGEILAKSSVFIIFTGIMKKYKLLPVSDKNLPDLEPIPGLTISPKPYDVLLVSRS is encoded by the exons atgattatttatttattgtgtgtaattattatatggctattttatattgtcattgtgtctgataaatcattgaataaaCCACCAg gtcCTATACCATGGCCAATATtgggaaatttaaaattactaagaagcttaagtaaaaaatttggtgGACAACATAaagcatttttatatttagctgataaatataaaagtaatatatttagtttaaaattaggtaaatcaaatttttatgttgtCTCTGGATATGATGGTGTACGTAAAATTCTTAaagatgataattttgatggtAGACCTtggaatgaatttattaaaatacgtAACATGGGTTTGAGAAAAGGTATAACAATGAATGATGGTAAAGAATGGAAAGAAATGAGAGGATGGTTAATTCGTTGTCTTAAAAATTTGGGTTTTGGTCGTGTTGAAATgactgataaaataaataatgaattattaattattcttgataaattatcatctaAAAATGGTGATATTATACAAATGAAATCATTAATAGCACCAGCTGTTATTAATGTTCTTTGGAGTGTTGCAACTGGAAAAGGAATAAATGACACAAACAG attaaattattttatggatTTAATGGTACGACGTGCAAGTGCATTTGATATGGCTGGtggtatattatcaatatttccaTGGATTCGTTATTTTGCACCAAAAAAATCTGGCTATGAAATattagttaaattaaataatgaattacgtgaatttttattagaatcaattgatgaacataaaaaaaattatgttgaagGTAAAGAAATGGATTTAATTGATATgtttttaaaagaaatgtaTACAGGACAAGGACCTGAAGCTGGTTTTacag aggaacaattgttaatgattcttattgatttatttattgctggtCTTCAAACGACAACAATCAcattggattttttatttctatatatgaCTGCACATCAAGatgtccaagaaaaattacaaaatgaatTAGATTTAATTGTTGGTGATAATCAACTTCCACAATTATCACATCGTCAATT atTACCATTTACTGAAGCAGTTATAACTGAATCACAAAGATTACGTTTAGTAACACCAATAATTGGACCACGTAgagtattaaataatacaataattgatGGTTATAATATTCCAAAAGATTCTTTTGttcttattaatatttatagtgTTCATTCAAGCtcagataatttttcaaatcctGAAAAATTTGAGCCagaaagatatataaaaaatgatgtttatgttcctgataaaaaattgatattattcgGAGgag gacATCGACGTTGTCCTGGTGAAATTCTTGCAAAATCATCAGTATTTATTATCTTCACtggaatcatgaaaaaatataaattactacCTGtttctgataaaaatttaccagATCTTGAACCAATTCCTGGTTTAACAATTTCACCAAAACCCTATGATGTTCTTTTAGTCTCTCGTTCTTAG